The following coding sequences are from one Salvia hispanica cultivar TCC Black 2014 chromosome 3, UniMelb_Shisp_WGS_1.0, whole genome shotgun sequence window:
- the LOC125209155 gene encoding protein FAR1-RELATED SEQUENCE 5-like, with the protein MHTGTPPLVSDTVAVNFSESAGQLLHRASEEKLNEKKNGSNLRSREAPAEAATTEEEVEVEAVDMEVAVATAEVVVAMVMEAVPVPGKTVPKTLFELWKARKPSLRHIRSVIPICKPELRPYEGQKFSSLEEGISFYEKYAQECCFDCRRFGNRSSGGVIIFQYVVCNRQGFHTVDSLDVDVSVSEDGNVSDDDEVSSKKRRRRGTKRCGCGARISFKFFSDFGDKYYLVHQFVEEHNHTMVDKDHKRFMKGNRSLNDVHHKFVEDCTKANIGPTSTFNLLKEFFGGYDVVGCTLTDVRNCSRDIKEKLKEVDVQMILNQMQEKKRICEGFFYKYQLSPEDNKLVSLFWSDAESRKHYHMFGDVVAFDTTYSTNRYRMVFGPFTGKDNHGCPIAFGAGFVSGENCDAFSWLFTVFVECMGVAPRIIITDQDWGMRLAIEKVLPGTRHRLCMWHIMSKLFEKIPKSISDREKFSKEFKSCVWSELLDPDEFDILWTSIVEKYSVEDHKWFKDMFLIRHMWIPAFFKDVPMGSLMRTTSFSESENSFFKRYSKPLFNFADFTLQYNNAIDAQRNQTERLDYYDSVITPKYVTDLAFEKQLGSVYTDRMFRVVQDLIVEADKSCRMISMSTLENIEVFKVSDARKKIFTVRHEIETESYECECKLFLRCGYLCSHLFFILRNKDVNNIPEKYVGNRWLKSELLKAVHGLTIDESASDRGSNKDDKLQIANRCHGRYFGLYQRAFRNKDHLIALDNLLAGIGPQIFKDDCAGSSSLDKNDSIMNIYGIAVPEEITAHAPDVVSTKGGASDKKSRIKSSIEKAIEKANKPHRRCGKCHKVTDHNARSCGRNQT; encoded by the exons ATGCATACCGGTACACCGCCGTTGGTTTCTGATACTGTGGCGGTGAATTTCTCTGAAAGTGCGGGGCAGCTGCTGCATAGGGCTTCAGAGgagaaattgaatgaaaaaaaaaacggctCTAATCTTCGATCCAG AGAAGCACCCGCGGAGGCGGCTACAACGGAGGAGGAAGTAGAGGTGGAAGCTGTAGATATGGAGGTAGCGGTAGCTACAgcggaggtggtggtggctATGGTGATGGAGGCGGTGCCt GTTCCCGGTAAGACAGTTCCTAAAACTCTTTTTGAACTGTGGAAGGCAAGGAAACCTAGCTTAAGGCATATTC GGTCTGTTATTCCAATTTGCAAGCCTGAGTTGAGGCCTTATGAAGGTCAAAAATTTTCTTCCCTTGAGGAAGGAATTTCCTTTTATGAAAAGTATGCTCAGGAGTGTTGTTTTGATTGTCGAAGATTTGGAAATAGGTCTAGTGGTggtgttattatttttcagtatGTTGTTTGCAATAGACAAGGATTTCATACAGTAGATTCGTTGGATGTTGATGTTAGTGTATCTGAGGATGGTAATGTgtctgatgatgatgaagtaTCTTCAAAGAAGAGACGTAGACGTGGCACCAAAAGGTGTGGATGTGGAGCGAGAattagttttaagtttttttctgattttggtgATAAGTATTACCTTGTGCATCAGTTTGTTGAGGAACACAATCATACTATGGTTGACAAAGATCATAAGAGATTTATGAAAGGTAATCGGAGTTTGAATGATGTTCATCACAAGTTTGTTGAAGATTGCACCAAAGCTAACATCGGTCCTACCTCTACTTTTAACTTATTAAAGGAGTTTTTCGGTGGTTATGATGTTGTTGGGTGTACGTTGACTGATGTTAGGAATTGTTCACGTGAtattaaagagaaattaaaagaagtGGATGTGCAAATGATCCTAAATCAGATgcaagagaagaagagaatttgTGAAGggtttttttacaaatatcaattatCACCTGAAGATAATAAGTTAGTGAGCTTATTCTGGTCTGATGCTGAGTCTCGGAAGCATTACCACATGTTTGGAGATGTTGTAGCATTTGATACAACATATTCAACAAACAg GTATCGTATGGTGTTTGGTCCATTTACCGGGAAAGACAATCATGGGTGTCCTATTGCGTTTGGAGCTGGTTTCGTATCCGGTGAGAATTGTGATGCATTTTCATGGCTTTTCACTGTATTTGTTGAATGCATGGGTGTTGCTCCAAGAATCATAATCACTGACCAAGATTGGGGAATGAGGCTTGCcattgagaaggtattaccTGGTACAAGGCATCGTTTGTGTATGTGGCATATTATGAGCAAGTTATTTGAGAAGATACCTAAATCAATTTCTGATAGAGAAAAGTTTAGTAAGGAGTTTAAGTCTTGTGTTTGGTCAGAGTTGTTAGATCCGGATGAGTTTGATATATTATGGACTAGtattgttgaaaaatataGTGTAGAAGATCATAAGTGGTTTAAGGATATGTTTTTGATCAGACATATGTGGATCCCAGCCTTCTTTAAAGATGTTCCTATGGGTTCTTTAATGAGAACAACATCTTTTTCAGAATCTGAAAACAGTTTTTTTAAGAGGTACTCGAAACCGTTGTTCAATTTTGCTGACTTCACTCTTCAGTATAACAATGCCATTGATGCTCAAAGGAATCAAACTGAAAGGCTTGACTATTATGATTCTGTAATCACTCCAAAATATGTCACTGATTTAGCATTTGAGAAGCAATTGGGATCTGTTTACACAGATAGGATGTTTAGAGTGGTACAAGATTTGATTGTTGAGGCTGATAAGAGTTGTCGGATGATTAGCATGTCCACATTGGAGAACATCGAGGTCTTCAAAGTTTCTGATGCTAGAAAGAAGATCTTTACAGTTAGACATGAGATAGAGACTGAGTCATatgaatgtgagtgtaaactATTTTTAAGGTGTGGTTATCTATGCAGCcacctttttttcattctcaGAAACAAAGATGTCAACAATATTCCAGAGAAATATGTTGGTAACCGTTGGCTTAAAAGTGAATTACTAAAGGCAGTTCATGGTCTCACGATTGATGAAAGTGCGTCTGACAGAG GTTCTAACAAAGATGACAAACTACAGATTGCTAATAGGTGTCATGGACGTTACTTTGGTCTATATCAGCGTGCTTTTAGGAATAAAGATCATTTGATTGCTTTGGATAATTTGCTTGCGGGTATTGGTCCTCAAATCTTTAAAGACGACTGTGCTGGATCGTCTTCTCttgataaaaatgattcaatcaTGAACATATATGGTATTGCTGTTCCTGAAGAAATAACTGCCCATGCTCCAGATGTGGTTAGTACAAAAGGAGGTGCAAGTGACAAGAAAAGCAGGATTAAGTCAAGCATAGAGAAAGCAAttgaaaaagcaaataaacctCATAGGCGTTGTGGAAAGTGTCACAAAGTTACTGATCATAATGCTAGAAGTTGTGGCAGAAATCAGacatga